The following coding sequences are from one Dermacentor silvarum isolate Dsil-2018 chromosome 4, BIME_Dsil_1.4, whole genome shotgun sequence window:
- the LOC119450712 gene encoding gamma-interferon-inducible lysosomal thiol reductase-like, with translation MPSSRLQPKGLLVVAFAVTSLLCSASSQNVVNITLFYEGLCPGCHSFILDQLHPTYGKLQDYLNVDILPFGNAHIDVVNGTVKFHCQHGPDECYINEVHTCAVKYVHPTRKLLDFVACMLSQNVPTKAGKPCAQKVGTDWGVLDRCSSGPEGTQLLLDMGKRTRNHKPPIQYVPWIEVNGAHNATIQEKAQVELFGFACELLEPDAPRICKKPSSYYCAARQ, from the coding sequence ATGCCGTCCTCCCGTTTACAACCAAAGGGTCTTCTGGTGGTAGCGTTTGCTGTCACATCTCTGCTGTGCTCCGCGTCTTCCCAGAACGTCGTGAATATCACGCTCTTCTACGAGGGACTTTGTCCTGGCTGCCACTCTTTCATCCTGGACCAACTACACCCCACGTACGGCAAGCTCCAAGACTACCTCAATGTCGATATCTTGCCTTTCGGCAACGCCCACATAGACGTCGTCAACGGTACCGTCAAATTTCACTGCCAGCATGGCCCTGATGAGTGCTACATCAACGAAGTACATACGTGCGCTGTCAAGTATGTCCACCCGACCCGAAAGCTTCTAGACTTCGTTGCATGCATGCTTAGCCAGAACGTTCCCACGAAAGCGGGCAAGCCGTGCGCCCAGAAGGTGGGTACCGACTGGGGTGTCTTGGACAGATGCAGCAGTGGACCAGAAGGTACGCAGCTTCTGTTAGACATGGGAAAGAGGACGCGGAACCACAAACCACCAATCCAGTACGTGCCGTGGATAGAAGTCAACGGAGCGCACAACGCCACCATTCAAGAGAAGGCGCAGGTAGAACTGTTTGGTTTCGCCTGCGAGCTTCTCGAGCCAGATGCCCCTAGGATCTGCAAGAAGCCGAGCTCCTATTATTGCGCCGCACGGCAGTGA